A genomic region of Planctomycetota bacterium contains the following coding sequences:
- a CDS encoding O-acetyl-ADP-ribose deacetylase — protein MPTSVEFLKGDITQVAADAIVNAANSRLAGGGGVDGAIHRAGGPRIMEECRNIGHCPTGSAVATTAGNLPARYVFHAVGPVYGGREKDVEQLASCHLRCLDLAAEKGCRSIAFPAISTGAYGYPLPEAAAIATGAVKGWLQRNPDKLDRILFVLFSDDAYEAYRRAWARLMR, from the coding sequence ATGCCGACCTCCGTCGAGTTCCTGAAGGGCGACATCACGCAGGTCGCCGCGGATGCCATCGTCAACGCGGCGAACAGTCGGCTGGCCGGCGGCGGGGGGGTGGACGGAGCGATTCACCGGGCCGGCGGACCGCGAATCATGGAAGAATGCCGGAACATCGGGCACTGCCCGACCGGAAGCGCCGTGGCCACGACGGCGGGAAACCTCCCGGCCCGTTATGTCTTTCACGCCGTGGGACCCGTCTACGGGGGACGGGAAAAGGACGTCGAGCAGCTGGCGTCCTGTCACCTTCGGTGTCTGGACCTGGCGGCGGAAAAAGGCTGCCGGTCGATCGCCTTTCCGGCGATCTCGACGGGGGCCTACGGGTATCCCCTGCCGGAAGCCGCGGCGATCGCGACCGGCGCGGTCAAAGGCTGGCTCCAGCGCAACCCGGACAAGCTGGACAGGATCCTCTTCGTCCTTTTTTCGGACGACGCGTACGAGGCCTATCGCCGGGCCTGGGCGCGGCTGATGCGCTGA
- a CDS encoding sigma-70 family RNA polymerase sigma factor: MQDLIERWASGDPAAAEELYRRYYARVREFAVKRGLPLADAEDVAQDALLAGLDGLKEGKRPRRLTVWLLGIARHLSFRRRRPRPEEDMESLARTSCGARTELVRREMRDLLARTLQQLPPGQREVLELVHKGGLSRKEAAARLNLSMVTVHARCERAYARLRSALAGHFTTLVAPRPERRAPTLADVLKLRPAFREAIVARHLEGLSDVEAAARLGIPEAALEARLEAAYELLDCSESTDWSEIRNEWRAGKTG; this comes from the coding sequence ATGCAGGATCTGATCGAACGCTGGGCGTCCGGAGACCCGGCCGCCGCCGAGGAGCTCTACCGCCGCTACTACGCGCGGGTCCGAGAGTTCGCCGTCAAGCGCGGGTTGCCGCTGGCGGACGCCGAGGACGTGGCCCAGGACGCGCTCCTGGCCGGCCTGGACGGGCTCAAGGAGGGCAAACGCCCCCGGCGCCTTACGGTGTGGCTTCTGGGAATCGCGCGGCACCTGTCGTTCCGGCGCCGCCGCCCGCGACCCGAGGAGGACATGGAAAGCCTGGCGCGGACGTCCTGCGGCGCCCGGACGGAGCTCGTGCGGCGCGAGATGAGGGACCTTCTGGCCCGCACGCTCCAGCAGCTGCCCCCGGGGCAGCGCGAGGTGCTCGAGCTTGTCCACAAGGGAGGCCTTTCGCGCAAGGAGGCGGCCGCGCGGCTGAACCTTTCGATGGTGACCGTCCACGCCCGTTGCGAGCGCGCCTACGCGCGCCTGCGCTCCGCCCTGGCCGGCCATTTCACGACGCTCGTGGCCCCACGGCCGGAACGCCGCGCGCCGACGCTGGCCGACGTTCTGAAGCTTCGCCCCGCCTTCCGGGAAGCGATCGTGGCGCGGCATCTCGAAGGCCTTTCCGACGTCGAGGCCGCCGCCCGGCTCGGCATTCCCGAAGCCGCGCTCGAGGCCCGGCTGGAAGCGGCCTACGAGCTCCTGGACTGCTCCGAATCGACGGATTGGTCCGAGATCCGCAACGAATGGCGCGCCGGGAAAACGGGATGA
- a CDS encoding agmatine deiminase family protein, translating to MNEPPGPQGFVMPAEWTPHRATWIAWPHQKRDWPGKFEPIPWVTVEIVRHLSRGEPVAVLVPGRTVRAAAARMLRRAGVNLRRVEFHAVPTDRAWTRDSGPTIVRRADGERRAVLWRFNGWAKYANHRRDARVGRAIARIAGIPAFRATARGVPVVMEGGAIDTDGEGTLLTTEECLLSRRVQCRNPGLGRHDLERIFAEALGVRKVLWLGRGIAGDDTHGHVDDLARFVGPARVVLCREDNPKDPNYRPLEENRERLQGARDASGRRIEVIPLPMPAPLLFEGMRLPASYANFYIANGRVLVPTFNDPRDRAALGLLAELFPDREVVGIHCVDFVWGLGTLHCATQQEPR from the coding sequence ATGAACGAACCTCCCGGCCCGCAGGGCTTCGTGATGCCCGCGGAGTGGACCCCCCACCGGGCCACCTGGATCGCCTGGCCCCATCAGAAACGCGACTGGCCCGGAAAGTTCGAGCCCATTCCGTGGGTCACCGTCGAAATCGTCCGCCACCTCTCGCGCGGCGAACCGGTGGCCGTTCTCGTGCCGGGTCGGACCGTCCGTGCGGCCGCGGCCCGCATGTTGCGCCGCGCGGGCGTGAACCTCCGCCGGGTCGAGTTCCACGCCGTGCCCACCGACCGGGCCTGGACGCGCGACTCCGGTCCCACGATCGTCCGGCGCGCCGACGGAGAGCGCCGCGCGGTGCTCTGGCGCTTCAACGGCTGGGCCAAATACGCCAACCACCGGCGCGACGCCCGCGTGGGCCGGGCCATAGCACGCATCGCCGGCATCCCCGCCTTCCGGGCGACCGCCCGCGGCGTCCCCGTCGTCATGGAGGGCGGCGCGATCGACACGGACGGCGAAGGAACGCTCCTGACCACGGAAGAGTGCCTCCTGTCGCGCCGCGTCCAGTGCCGCAACCCCGGCCTGGGCCGGCACGACCTGGAACGGATCTTCGCCGAGGCCCTCGGCGTCCGGAAAGTCCTCTGGCTGGGTCGCGGGATCGCCGGCGACGACACCCACGGCCACGTGGACGATCTGGCGCGGTTCGTCGGCCCGGCCCGCGTGGTCCTGTGCCGGGAGGACAACCCGAAGGATCCCAACTACCGGCCGCTCGAGGAAAACCGGGAACGCCTCCAGGGCGCCCGGGACGCCTCAGGGCGCCGGATCGAGGTCATCCCCCTGCCCATGCCCGCGCCTCTCCTCTTCGAAGGAATGCGCCTCCCGGCCAGCTACGCGAACTTCTATATCGCCAATGGTCGGGTCCTCGTGCCCACCTTCAACGATCCCCGCGACCGCGCAGCGCTGGGGCTTCTGGCGGAACTCTTCCCCGACCGCGAGGTCGTGGGCATCCACTGCGTCGACTTCGTGTGGGGCCTGGGGACCCTCCACTGCGCGACGCAGCAGGAACCGAGATGA
- a CDS encoding carbon-nitrogen hydrolase, producing MTPQAGKFTIGLVQMRCTDDPARNLASAERLIRRAAREGAALVCLPELFRSLYFCQTEDHDLFALAEPVPGPTTRALGALARKLRVVLVGSVFERRAAGVYHNTAVVLDADGSLAGIYRKMHIPDDPLYYEKFYFTPGDLGFRAVPTRVGRVGTLVCWDQWYPEAARLTALQGALVLVYPTAIGWHPREKARFGQEQLDAWRTIQRAHAIANGVYVAAINRVGHEGPKDGGLEFWGSSFLCDPFGKVLAEAPRDREEIVLAEVDPARQETVRQHWPFLRDRRVDAYAPIAQRLLDAP from the coding sequence ATGACCCCCCAAGCCGGCAAGTTCACGATCGGGCTCGTCCAGATGCGCTGCACCGACGACCCCGCCCGGAACCTCGCCTCCGCCGAACGCCTGATCCGCCGCGCCGCGCGCGAGGGCGCCGCCCTCGTCTGCCTGCCGGAACTCTTCCGCAGCCTCTACTTCTGCCAGACCGAGGACCACGACCTCTTCGCCCTCGCCGAGCCGGTCCCGGGCCCCACCACCCGGGCCCTCGGGGCGCTGGCGCGCAAGCTCCGCGTCGTCCTCGTGGGATCCGTCTTCGAGCGCCGCGCCGCCGGCGTCTATCACAACACGGCCGTCGTCCTCGACGCGGACGGATCCCTGGCGGGAATCTACCGGAAGATGCACATCCCGGACGACCCGCTCTACTACGAGAAGTTCTACTTCACCCCCGGCGACCTCGGCTTCCGCGCCGTCCCCACCCGCGTCGGACGGGTCGGAACGCTCGTCTGCTGGGACCAGTGGTACCCCGAGGCGGCGCGCCTGACGGCCCTCCAGGGGGCGCTCGTGCTCGTCTACCCGACGGCCATCGGCTGGCACCCGCGCGAAAAGGCGCGGTTCGGCCAGGAGCAGCTCGACGCGTGGCGCACCATCCAGCGCGCGCATGCCATCGCCAACGGCGTCTACGTGGCCGCGATCAACCGCGTGGGCCACGAAGGCCCCAAGGACGGCGGCCTGGAATTCTGGGGCTCCTCCTTCCTCTGCGATCCGTTCGGCAAGGTGCTCGCGGAGGCGCCCCGCGACCGCGAGGAGATCGTCCTGGCCGAAGTGGACCCCGCCCGGCAGGAAACCGTCCGGCAACACTGGCCCTTCCTGCGCGACCGCCGCGTGGACGCCTACGCGCCCATCGCCCAAAGACTGCTCGACGCCCCATGA